Proteins encoded in a region of the Papio anubis isolate 15944 chromosome 14, Panubis1.0, whole genome shotgun sequence genome:
- the WBP1 gene encoding WW domain-binding protein 1 isoform X2, producing MCLLSQQSPAASSLEGAIWRRAGTQTRALDAILYHPQLPIWLGALLWPFRYFNTPLSILHFPHLSKLNLVHRLRELCPGVNNQPYLCESGHCCGETGCCTYYYELWWFWLLWTVLILFSCCCAFRHRRAKLRLQQQQRQREINLLAYHGACHGAGPFPTGSLLDLRLLSTFKPPAYEDVVHRPGTPPPAYTVAPGLPLTASSEQTWCSSSSSCPAHFEGTNVEGVSSHQSAPPHQEVEPAAGVSPAPTPPSCRYRRLTGDSGIELCPCPASGEGEPVKEVRASATLPDLEDYSPCALPPDSVPQVSPMGLSSSEGDIP from the exons ATGTGCCTGTTGTCACAACAGAGTCCGGCAGCGTCTTCTCTTGAGGGAGCAATTTGGAGAAGAGCTGGAACCCAGACTCGCGCCCTGGATGCCATCCTTTATCATCCACAGCTTCCCATCTGGTTGGGAGCACTGCTCTGG CCCTTCAGATATTTCAACACTCCTCTCAGCATCCTCCACTTCCCCCATCTCTCCAAGCTGAACTTGGTTCACAGG CTTCGAGAGCTGTGCCCAGGAGTGAACAACCAGCCCTACCTCTGTGAGAGTGGTCACTGCTGTGGGGAGACTGGCTGCTGCACCTACTACTATGAGCTCTGGT GGTTCTGGCTGCTCTGGACTGTCCTCATCCTCTTTAGCTGCTGTTGCGCCTTCCGCCACCGACGAGCTAAACTCCGGCTGCAACAACAGCAGCGGCAGCGTGAAATCAACTTGTTGGCCTACCATGGGGCATGCCATGGGGCTGGTCCTTTCCCTACCGGTTCACTGCTTGACCTTC GCCTCCTCAGCACCTTCAAGCCCCCAGCCTACGAGGATGTGGTTCACCGCCCAGGCACACCACCCCCCGCTTATACTGTGGCCCCAGGCCTCCCCTTGACTGCTTCCAGCGAACAAACCTGGTGTTCCTCCTCATCCAGCTGCCCTGCCCACTTCGAAGGAACAAATGTGGAAGGTGTTTCCTCCCACCAGAGTGCCCCCCCTCATCAGGAGGTTGAGCCTGCGGCAGGGGTGAGCCCTGCCCCCACACCCCCCTCCTGTCGCTATCGCCGTTTAACTGGTGACTCCGGTATTGAGCTCTGCCCTTGTCCTGCCTCCGGTGAGGGTGAGCCAGTCAAGGAGGTGAGGGCTAGTGCCACCCTGCCAGATCTGGAGGACTATTCCCCTTGTGCACTGCCCCCAGATTCTGTACCGCAGGTCTCTCCCATGGGGCTGTCCTCCAGTGAAGGGGACATCCCGTAA
- the WBP1 gene encoding WW domain-binding protein 1 isoform X5: MARASSGNGSEEAWGALRASQQQLRELCPGVNNQPYLCESGHCCGETGCCTYYYELWWFWLLWTVLILFSCCCAFRHRRAKLRLQQQQRQREINLLAYHGACHGAGPFPTGSLLDLRLLSTFKPPAYEDVVHRPGTPPPAYTVAPGLPLTASSEQTWCSSSSSCPAHFEGTNVEGVSSHQSAPPHQEVEPAAGVSPAPTPPSCRYRRLTGDSGIELCPCPASGEGEPVKEVRASATLPDLEDYSPCALPPDSVPQVSPMGLSSSEGDIP; encoded by the exons ATGGCTCGGGCCAGCAGCGGGAACGGCAGCGAGGAGGCCTGGGGGGCACTTCGGGCATCGCAACAGCAG CTTCGAGAGCTGTGCCCAGGAGTGAACAACCAGCCCTACCTCTGTGAGAGTGGTCACTGCTGTGGGGAGACTGGCTGCTGCACCTACTACTATGAGCTCTGGT GGTTCTGGCTGCTCTGGACTGTCCTCATCCTCTTTAGCTGCTGTTGCGCCTTCCGCCACCGACGAGCTAAACTCCGGCTGCAACAACAGCAGCGGCAGCGTGAAATCAACTTGTTGGCCTACCATGGGGCATGCCATGGGGCTGGTCCTTTCCCTACCGGTTCACTGCTTGACCTTC GCCTCCTCAGCACCTTCAAGCCCCCAGCCTACGAGGATGTGGTTCACCGCCCAGGCACACCACCCCCCGCTTATACTGTGGCCCCAGGCCTCCCCTTGACTGCTTCCAGCGAACAAACCTGGTGTTCCTCCTCATCCAGCTGCCCTGCCCACTTCGAAGGAACAAATGTGGAAGGTGTTTCCTCCCACCAGAGTGCCCCCCCTCATCAGGAGGTTGAGCCTGCGGCAGGGGTGAGCCCTGCCCCCACACCCCCCTCCTGTCGCTATCGCCGTTTAACTGGTGACTCCGGTATTGAGCTCTGCCCTTGTCCTGCCTCCGGTGAGGGTGAGCCAGTCAAGGAGGTGAGGGCTAGTGCCACCCTGCCAGATCTGGAGGACTATTCCCCTTGTGCACTGCCCCCAGATTCTGTACCGCAGGTCTCTCCCATGGGGCTGTCCTCCAGTGAAGGGGACATCCCGTAA
- the MOGS gene encoding mannosyl-oligosaccharide glucosidase: protein MARGERRRRAVPAEGVRTVERAARGGPGRRDGRGGGPRSTAGGVALAVVVLSLALGMSGRWVLAWHRARRAVTLHSAPPVLPADSSSPAVAPDLFWGTYRPHVYFGMKTRSPKPLLTGLMWAQQGTTPGTPKLRHTCEQGDGVGPYGWEFHDGLSFGRQHIQDGALKLTTEFVKRPGGQHGGDWSWRVTVEPQASGTSAIPLVSLFFYVVTDSNEVLIPEVGSKGQLKFISGHTSELGDFRFTLLPPTSPGDTAPKYGSYNVFWTSNPGLPLLTEMVKSRLNSWFQHRPPGASPERYLGLPGSLKWEDRGPSGQGQGQFLIQQVTLKVPFSIEFVFESGSAQAGGNQVLPRLAGSLLTHALESHAEAFRERFEKTFQLKEKGLSPGEQALGQAALSSLLGGIGYFYGQGLVLPDMGVEGSEQKVDPALFPPLPLFTAVPSRSFFPRGFLWDEGFHQLVVQRWDPSLTREALGHWLGLLNADGWIGREQILGDEARARVPPEFLVQRAVHANPPTLLLPVAHMLEVGDPDDLAFLRKAFPRLHAWFSWLHQSQAGPVPLSYRWRGRDPALPTLLNPKTLPSGLDDYPRASHPSVTERHLDLRCWVALGARVLTQLAEHLGEAEVAAELGPLAASLEAAESLDELHWAPELGVFADFGNHTKAVQLKPRPPQGLVRVVGRPQPRLQYVDALGYVSLFPLLLRLLDPNSSRLGPLLDILADSRHLWSPFGLRSLAASSSFYGQRNSEHDPPYWRGAVWLNVNYLALGALHHYGHLEGPHQARAAKLHSELRANVVGNVWRQYQATGFLWEQYSDRDGRGMGCRPFHGWTSLVLLAMAEDY, encoded by the exons ATGGCTCGGGGCGAGCGGCGGCGCCGCGCAGTGCCGGCAGAGGGAGTGCGGACCGTCGAGAGGGCGGCTCGGGGAGGCCCCGGGCGACGGGACGGCCGGGGCGGCGGGCCGCGTAGCACGGCTGGAGGAGTGGCTCTGGCCGTCGTGGTCCTGTCTTTGGCCCTGGGCATGTCGGGGCGCTGGGTGCTGGCGTGGCACCGTGCGCGGCGGGCGGTCACGCTGCACTCCGCGCCTCCTGTGTTGCCTGCCGACTCCTCCAGCCCCGCAGTGGCCCCGGACCTCTTCTGGGGAACTTACCGCCCTCACGTCTACTTCGGCATGAAGACCCGCAGCCCGAAGCCACTCCTCACCG GACTGATGTGGGCGCAGCAGGGCACCACCCCGGggactcctaagctcaggcacaCGTGTGAGCAGGGGGACGGTGTGGGTCCCTATGGCTGGGAGTTCCACGACGGCCTCTCCTTCGGGCGGCAGCACATCCAGGATGGGGCCTTAAAGCTCACCACTGAGTTCGTCAAGAGGCCTGGGGGTCAGCACGGAGGGGACTGGAGCTGGAGAGTGACTGTAGAGCCTCAG GCCTCAGGTACCTCTGCCATCCCTTTGGTCTCCCTGTTCTTCTATGTGGTGACAGATAGCAATGAAGTCCTAATACCGGAGGTTGGGTCCAAGGGGCAGTTGAAGTTCATCAGTGGGCACACCAGTGAACTTGGTGACTTCCGTTTTACACTTCTGCCACCAACTAGTCCAGGGGATACAGCCCCCAAGTATGGCAG CTACAATGTCTTCTGGACCTCCAACCCAGGACTGCCCCTGCTGACAGAGATGGTAAAGAGTCGCCTAAATAGCTGGTTTCAGCATCGGCCCCCAGGGGCCTCCCCTGAACGCTACCTCGGCTTGCCAGGATCTCTGAAGTGGGAGGACAGAGGCCCAAGTGGGCAAGGGCAGGGGCAGTTCTTGATACAGCAGGTGACCCTGAAAGTTCCCTTTTCCATAGAGTTTGTGTTTGAATCGGGCAGTGCCCAGGCAGGAGGAAATCAAGTCCTACCAAGACTGGCAGGCAGTCTACTGACCCATGCCCTGGAGAGCCATGCTGAGGCCTTTAGAGAGCGCTTTGAGAAGACCTTCCAGCTGAAGGAGAAGGGCCTGAGCCCTGGCGAGCAGGCTTTGGGTCAGGCTGCCCTCAGCAGCCTCCTTGGTGGAATTGGCTACTTCTACGGACAAGGACTGGTATTGCCAGACATGGGGGTGGAAGGGTCTGAGCAGAAGGTGGACCCAGCCCTCTTTCCACCCCTACCTCTTTTTACAGCAGTGCCTTCCCGGTCATTCTTCCCACGAGGCTTCCTTTGGGATGAGGGCTTTCACCAGCTGGTGGTTCAGCGGTGGGATCCCTCCCTCACCCGGGAAGCCCTAGGCCACTGGCTGGGGCTGCTAAATGCTGATGGCTGGATTGGGAGGGAGCAGATACTGGGGGATGAGGCCCGAGCCCGGGTACCTCCAGAATTCCTAGTGCAACGAGCAGTCCATGCCAACCCCCCAACCCTACTTTTGCCTGTAGCCCATATGCTAGAGGTTGGTGACCCTGACGACTTGGCCTTCCTCCGAAAGGCCTTCCCCCGCCTGCATGCCTGGTTCTCCTGGCTCCATCAGAGCCAGGCAGGCCCAGTTCCACTATCTTACCGCTGGCGGGGACGGGACCCTGCCTTACCAACCTTACTGAACCCCAAGACCCTACCCTCTGGGCTGGATGACTACCCCCGGGCTTCACACCCTTCAGTCACCGAACGGCACCTGGACCTGCGATGTTGGGTGGCACTGGGTGCCCGTGTGCTGACGCAGCTGGCAGAGCATCTGGGTGAGGCTGAGGTAGCTGCTGAGCTGGGCCCACTGGCTGCCTCACTGGAGGCAGCAGAGAGCCTGGATGAGCTGCACTGGGCCCCAGAGCTAGGAGTCTTTGCAGACTTTGGGAACCACACAAAAGCAGTACAGCTGAAGCCCAGGCCCCCTCAGGGGCTGGTTCGGGTGGTGGGCCGGCCCCAACCTCGACTGCAGTATGTAGATGCCCTTGGCTATGTCAGTCTTTTTCCCTTGCTGCTGCGACTGCTGGACCCCAACTCATCCCGCCTTGGGCCCCTGCTGGACATTCTAGCTGACAGCCGCCATCTCTGGAGCCCCTTTGGTTTACGCTCccttgcagcctccagctcctttTATGGCCAGCGCAATTCAGAGCATGATCCCCCCTACTGGCGGGGTGCTGTGTGGCTCAATGTCAACTACCTGGCTTTGGGAGCACTCCACCACTATGGGCATCTGGAGGGTCCTCACCAGGCTCGGGCTGCCAAACTCCACAGTGAGCTCCGTGCCAATGTGGTAGGCAATGTATGGCGCCAGTACCAGGCTACAGGCTTTCTCTGGGAGCAGTATAGTGACCGAGATGGGCGAGGCATGGGCTGCCGCCCTTTCCACGGCTGGACCAGCCTTGTCTTACTGGCCATGGCTGAAGACTactga
- the WBP1 gene encoding WW domain-binding protein 1 isoform X1, which produces MARASSGNGSEEAWGALRASQQQSPAASSLEGAIWRRAGTQTRALDAILYHPQLPIWLGALLWPFRYFNTPLSILHFPHLSKLNLVHRLRELCPGVNNQPYLCESGHCCGETGCCTYYYELWWFWLLWTVLILFSCCCAFRHRRAKLRLQQQQRQREINLLAYHGACHGAGPFPTGSLLDLRLLSTFKPPAYEDVVHRPGTPPPAYTVAPGLPLTASSEQTWCSSSSSCPAHFEGTNVEGVSSHQSAPPHQEVEPAAGVSPAPTPPSCRYRRLTGDSGIELCPCPASGEGEPVKEVRASATLPDLEDYSPCALPPDSVPQVSPMGLSSSEGDIP; this is translated from the exons ATGGCTCGGGCCAGCAGCGGGAACGGCAGCGAGGAGGCCTGGGGGGCACTTCGGGCATCGCAACAGCAG AGTCCGGCAGCGTCTTCTCTTGAGGGAGCAATTTGGAGAAGAGCTGGAACCCAGACTCGCGCCCTGGATGCCATCCTTTATCATCCACAGCTTCCCATCTGGTTGGGAGCACTGCTCTGG CCCTTCAGATATTTCAACACTCCTCTCAGCATCCTCCACTTCCCCCATCTCTCCAAGCTGAACTTGGTTCACAGG CTTCGAGAGCTGTGCCCAGGAGTGAACAACCAGCCCTACCTCTGTGAGAGTGGTCACTGCTGTGGGGAGACTGGCTGCTGCACCTACTACTATGAGCTCTGGT GGTTCTGGCTGCTCTGGACTGTCCTCATCCTCTTTAGCTGCTGTTGCGCCTTCCGCCACCGACGAGCTAAACTCCGGCTGCAACAACAGCAGCGGCAGCGTGAAATCAACTTGTTGGCCTACCATGGGGCATGCCATGGGGCTGGTCCTTTCCCTACCGGTTCACTGCTTGACCTTC GCCTCCTCAGCACCTTCAAGCCCCCAGCCTACGAGGATGTGGTTCACCGCCCAGGCACACCACCCCCCGCTTATACTGTGGCCCCAGGCCTCCCCTTGACTGCTTCCAGCGAACAAACCTGGTGTTCCTCCTCATCCAGCTGCCCTGCCCACTTCGAAGGAACAAATGTGGAAGGTGTTTCCTCCCACCAGAGTGCCCCCCCTCATCAGGAGGTTGAGCCTGCGGCAGGGGTGAGCCCTGCCCCCACACCCCCCTCCTGTCGCTATCGCCGTTTAACTGGTGACTCCGGTATTGAGCTCTGCCCTTGTCCTGCCTCCGGTGAGGGTGAGCCAGTCAAGGAGGTGAGGGCTAGTGCCACCCTGCCAGATCTGGAGGACTATTCCCCTTGTGCACTGCCCCCAGATTCTGTACCGCAGGTCTCTCCCATGGGGCTGTCCTCCAGTGAAGGGGACATCCCGTAA
- the WBP1 gene encoding WW domain-binding protein 1 isoform X3, producing MARASSGNGSEEAWGALRASQQQSPAASSLEGAIWRRAGTQTRALDAILYHPQLPIWLGALLWLRELCPGVNNQPYLCESGHCCGETGCCTYYYELWWFWLLWTVLILFSCCCAFRHRRAKLRLQQQQRQREINLLAYHGACHGAGPFPTGSLLDLRLLSTFKPPAYEDVVHRPGTPPPAYTVAPGLPLTASSEQTWCSSSSSCPAHFEGTNVEGVSSHQSAPPHQEVEPAAGVSPAPTPPSCRYRRLTGDSGIELCPCPASGEGEPVKEVRASATLPDLEDYSPCALPPDSVPQVSPMGLSSSEGDIP from the exons ATGGCTCGGGCCAGCAGCGGGAACGGCAGCGAGGAGGCCTGGGGGGCACTTCGGGCATCGCAACAGCAG AGTCCGGCAGCGTCTTCTCTTGAGGGAGCAATTTGGAGAAGAGCTGGAACCCAGACTCGCGCCCTGGATGCCATCCTTTATCATCCACAGCTTCCCATCTGGTTGGGAGCACTGCTCTGG CTTCGAGAGCTGTGCCCAGGAGTGAACAACCAGCCCTACCTCTGTGAGAGTGGTCACTGCTGTGGGGAGACTGGCTGCTGCACCTACTACTATGAGCTCTGGT GGTTCTGGCTGCTCTGGACTGTCCTCATCCTCTTTAGCTGCTGTTGCGCCTTCCGCCACCGACGAGCTAAACTCCGGCTGCAACAACAGCAGCGGCAGCGTGAAATCAACTTGTTGGCCTACCATGGGGCATGCCATGGGGCTGGTCCTTTCCCTACCGGTTCACTGCTTGACCTTC GCCTCCTCAGCACCTTCAAGCCCCCAGCCTACGAGGATGTGGTTCACCGCCCAGGCACACCACCCCCCGCTTATACTGTGGCCCCAGGCCTCCCCTTGACTGCTTCCAGCGAACAAACCTGGTGTTCCTCCTCATCCAGCTGCCCTGCCCACTTCGAAGGAACAAATGTGGAAGGTGTTTCCTCCCACCAGAGTGCCCCCCCTCATCAGGAGGTTGAGCCTGCGGCAGGGGTGAGCCCTGCCCCCACACCCCCCTCCTGTCGCTATCGCCGTTTAACTGGTGACTCCGGTATTGAGCTCTGCCCTTGTCCTGCCTCCGGTGAGGGTGAGCCAGTCAAGGAGGTGAGGGCTAGTGCCACCCTGCCAGATCTGGAGGACTATTCCCCTTGTGCACTGCCCCCAGATTCTGTACCGCAGGTCTCTCCCATGGGGCTGTCCTCCAGTGAAGGGGACATCCCGTAA
- the WBP1 gene encoding WW domain-binding protein 1 isoform X4, which produces MARASSGNGSEEAWGALRASQQQPFRYFNTPLSILHFPHLSKLNLVHRLRELCPGVNNQPYLCESGHCCGETGCCTYYYELWWFWLLWTVLILFSCCCAFRHRRAKLRLQQQQRQREINLLAYHGACHGAGPFPTGSLLDLRLLSTFKPPAYEDVVHRPGTPPPAYTVAPGLPLTASSEQTWCSSSSSCPAHFEGTNVEGVSSHQSAPPHQEVEPAAGVSPAPTPPSCRYRRLTGDSGIELCPCPASGEGEPVKEVRASATLPDLEDYSPCALPPDSVPQVSPMGLSSSEGDIP; this is translated from the exons ATGGCTCGGGCCAGCAGCGGGAACGGCAGCGAGGAGGCCTGGGGGGCACTTCGGGCATCGCAACAGCAG CCCTTCAGATATTTCAACACTCCTCTCAGCATCCTCCACTTCCCCCATCTCTCCAAGCTGAACTTGGTTCACAGG CTTCGAGAGCTGTGCCCAGGAGTGAACAACCAGCCCTACCTCTGTGAGAGTGGTCACTGCTGTGGGGAGACTGGCTGCTGCACCTACTACTATGAGCTCTGGT GGTTCTGGCTGCTCTGGACTGTCCTCATCCTCTTTAGCTGCTGTTGCGCCTTCCGCCACCGACGAGCTAAACTCCGGCTGCAACAACAGCAGCGGCAGCGTGAAATCAACTTGTTGGCCTACCATGGGGCATGCCATGGGGCTGGTCCTTTCCCTACCGGTTCACTGCTTGACCTTC GCCTCCTCAGCACCTTCAAGCCCCCAGCCTACGAGGATGTGGTTCACCGCCCAGGCACACCACCCCCCGCTTATACTGTGGCCCCAGGCCTCCCCTTGACTGCTTCCAGCGAACAAACCTGGTGTTCCTCCTCATCCAGCTGCCCTGCCCACTTCGAAGGAACAAATGTGGAAGGTGTTTCCTCCCACCAGAGTGCCCCCCCTCATCAGGAGGTTGAGCCTGCGGCAGGGGTGAGCCCTGCCCCCACACCCCCCTCCTGTCGCTATCGCCGTTTAACTGGTGACTCCGGTATTGAGCTCTGCCCTTGTCCTGCCTCCGGTGAGGGTGAGCCAGTCAAGGAGGTGAGGGCTAGTGCCACCCTGCCAGATCTGGAGGACTATTCCCCTTGTGCACTGCCCCCAGATTCTGTACCGCAGGTCTCTCCCATGGGGCTGTCCTCCAGTGAAGGGGACATCCCGTAA
- the INO80B gene encoding INO80 complex subunit B, whose translation MSACVPTISSPLSLQDLMSKLWRRGSTSGAMEAPEPGEALELSLAGAHGHGVHKKKHKKHKKKHKKKHHQEEDAGPTQPSPAKPQLKLKIKLGGQVLGTKSVPTFTVIPEGPRSPSPLMVVDNEEEPMEGVPLEQYRAWLDEDSNLSPSPLRDLSGGLGGQEEEEEQRWLDALEKGELDDNGDLKKEINERLLTARQRALLQKARSQPSPMLPLPVAEGCPAPALTEEMLLKREERARKRRLQAARRAEEHKNQTIERLTKTAATSGRGGRGAARGERRGGRAAAPAPMVRYCSGAQGSTLSFPPGVPTPTAVSQRPSPLGPPPRCSVPGCPHPRRYACSRTGQALCSLQCYRINLQMRLGGPEGPGSPLLAT comes from the exons ATGTCTGCGTGTGTCCCAACCATTTCTAGTCCCCTTTCCTTGCAGGACCTCATGAGTAAGCTGTGGCGGCGTGGAAGCACCTCTGGGGCTATGGAGGCCCCTGAGCCGG GAGAAGCCCTGGAGTTGAGCCTGGCGGGTGCCCATGGCCATGGAGTGCACAAGAAAAAACACAAGAAGCACAAGAAGAAACACAAGAAGAAACACCATCAGGAAGAAGATGCCGGGCCCACGCAGCCGTCCCCTGCCAAGCCCCAGCTCAAACTCAAAATCAAGCTTGGGGGACAAGTCCTGGGGACCAAGAG TGTTCCTACCTTCACTGTGATCCCAGAGGGGCCTCGCTCACCCTCTCCCCTTATGGTTGTGGATAATGAAGAGGAACCTATGGAAGGAGTCCCCCTTGAGCAGTACCGTGCCTGGCTGG ATGAAGACAgtaatctctctccctctccacttCGGGACCTATCAGGAGGGTTAGGGGgtcaagaggaagaggaggaacagAGGTGGCTGGATGCCCTGGAGAAGGGGGAGCTGGATGATAATGGAGACCTCAAGAAGGAGATCAATGAGCGGCTGCTTACTGCTCGACAG CGAGCTCTGCTCCAGAAGGCGCGGAGTCAGCCTTCCCCGATGCTGCCGCTGCCTGTGGCTGAGGGCTGTCCAGCTCCTGCTCTCACAGAGGAGATGCTGCTGAAGCGCGAGGAGCGGGCGCGTAAGCGGCGGCTCCAGGCGGCGCGGCGGGCAGAAGAGCACAAGAACCAGACTATCGAGCGCCTCACCAAGACTGCGGCGACCAGTGGGCGGGGAGGCCGGGGAGCCGCACGGGGCGAGCGGCGGGGAGGGCGGGCTGCGGCTCCGGCCCCCATGGTGCGCTACTGCAGCGGAGCACAGGGTTCCACCCTTTCCTTCCCACCTGGCGTCCCCACCCCCACGGCGGTGTCTCAGCGGCCATCCCCCTTAGGCCCGCCTCCGCGCTGCTCTGTCCCCGGCTGTCCCCATCCGCGCCGCTACGCTTGCTCTCGCACCGGCCAGGCACTCTGCAGTCTTCAGTGCTACCGCATCAACCTGCAGATGCGGCTGGGGGGACCCGAGGGCCCTGGATCCCCCCTTTTGGCTACGTAA